The Pseudoalteromonas ulvae UL12 genome contains the following window.
GTTTTTATCATTACGCGTTTTCACTAGCTGCTCTGATGTTTGCTCAAGCTCTTGAGTGGTTAAGCCCACAACACCTGCCACATCTATCAGGTTTTCTTGTTCGCGGTAGGCTTGTAATTTTGCTTCTGAGATATCTAAGCGCTCACGTAAACCCGATAAACGCTCGTTCAACCAACCCGCCGCTTTTTGGGTAATGCCCATTTTAGCGGTGAGGTTTTGCTCGATGTACACTTCACCCACTGTATTGGCAACTAGTGCGGCAAGTTTTGGGTCTTCGGCCTCAAAGCTAATATTCACCAGCTGCGTTTTGCGCACAGGGCTAATTGAAAGCTGCTCAGTAAAGGCTTTCACTAGCAGCTGCATTTCTTGCTCTGCCAGCTCTTGTGGTGTCAAACCTGACGTGTCTTTTTTTGGCAAAAATGGTAAGGCACTTTTTAACGAATCTTTAAATGCTGCCATGCCTGAAGGAGGTTTATTAAACTCTGGGTGCTCATCCAAATTAAGGCGCTCAATCACTTTTTGCGCAATGCTTTTTGACTTTAAAATTTCAAATTGCGTTAAATAGTATTCTTGGCGGCTCGAATCGAGGCCATACACTTCTTGAAAGTTAACCGCTTTAGCTTGCTCTGCTTCGATAATCAGTGTGGCTGTTGAGCTATAAATTGGGGTCATTTTAAAGGCGATAATCGCACTAAAAATAGCCGCAAACAGGGCTAAGCCTAAAATACGCCATTTATACTTATTAACAATGTTAAAGTATTGCCTTAAGTCAATCACTTCTTCGGTTTGTGGCTGTTCTGTCGTAACTGGTTCCATGTGTTTCACTTAAAAAATTAACCCCGTTTAAAAGAATCGTTGTTCAATAGTGATGGTATCACCGGCAGACACATTCGACCCTAGCGTAGCTTGCAGCTGCTGGGCTTTGTTGCCTTCTTTGAACAAGAATATTTTTTCTCTTGATGCACGTTCGGTTAATCCACCGGCCAGCGCAACCGCTTGGTTAATGGTCATACCCGGCTGATACGGATACCCACCTGGGTTTTTGACTTCGCCATGAATATAAAACGGGCGGTATTCAACCACTTGTGCGTACACATTCGGATTAATTAAATAATCCCCTTTTAAACCTTGTTGAATTACTTGTTCAACTTGTTTAGTGCTTAGGCCACTGATGCTCACTTCACCCAAAAATGGGTAATTGATTTTGCCACTGTTACCTAATAAGGCTTCGACGGCTAAGTCATCTTGACCGAATACTTTTATCTCTATTTTATCGCCAGGCCCTAAAATGTATGCATCCTGCGCAAAAGCTTTGGGCAGGATGCAAACTAACATTAGTGCCAAGCTAACTACTAGCTTGTTCACGAAACTTCCTTACATTGAGAACGTAAAATTAACACCTACTAAGCTCTTGTCGAAATAGATGTTATCACGTGTCGAATTTTTATCAGTAATATCAACATACACAGACACATCCACCCAACGTTGTAATACATAGTTGGCTTGTGCACTAAGCGTAGTGGTGTCGTCTTTACGGCTCACACCGCTGTAGTCTTCTTTAACATAAGACGCGCTAACAGAGGTATCTAAACGTGTGGCCCATTCGTGGTTCCACGCAATTGAGTGCACGCTCTCGTTGATGTAACTGCCTTCAACATTTGGATCGCGTGCAGCACGAGTCGTACTGAAATCAAACGAAGTGTACGTAAGTGGCTGCCATGTTACACCTGCATCCCAGCTTAAACCACTGAAGTTTTCACGGTTACTGGCTTCAAAATCTTTATTTTGGTAACCCAGTTTAATGTTACCTGTTGTCAGTGCGGTTGCTTCCCATTTGATACCCACTAATGCACGATAGTCGTCAGAGCTACGGGTTGATTGCTGTGGCTCTATGTGGTCGTAACGGATAGCATCTTTGTTGACTTCGACAAATACATCAGTCGCTGCGCCTGTGTTGTACGAGAACGTCGTACCAAATAAGAATGAATCATAATTACGGTATTTGGTGTTGTTTTCGAAGTTTGTGTACTCTTTGTTGTAGTACTTAGCATCAAACGCCATTTTTGCATTGGTGCTCAGCGCGCCAAACTCATAAGTACCAGCAATCACTTGGTCGCGATAAGTAAGCGGCTCATTGATTGAATCCCCTAAACCTTCAGTAATACCCGTACCACGAGCTTCCGTTGTCCAGTTTGCTGTTGCATTAAAATCAAAACGGCTCATTGAAGAAGGCTCTAAATGCACATCAAAACCAATAAAACCATCAAGGTAGTTATCATCAGAGCTTGAAAAAAACGTACCTGAATTTAAGCCTACATCAACACTGTACGAGTTGATGCCATCGTCCAATAAAAAGTTAACACTTGGATCAATGGTTAAAATCGTGCTGCCTTCTTCGTCTTGCGACTGGCTAAAAATGTTATTGTCATACTTCAAACCTGTTTGAAGTAACGGTGTAATTAAAATACCACTTTCCGTGTTAATACCTGCAGGCTCAAGTGCGTGCGCGCAGTTAAAAATCGATCCAGCAATGAAGGTTGCTAAAAGGGATTTTTTCATTTTTGCTATTTCCTTTAAATTAATAGGCATTTTTGCCAGTGAAACCTTTAAAAATTGTTAAAAAGATAATTTTCAAATCGAACCACAACGACCAATGTTTTATATACTGCAGGTCAAATTCGATGCGTTTTTCCATCTTTTCGAGGGTATCTGTTTCGCCGCGCCAGCCGCTAATTTGTGCCCAACCGGTAATGCCGGGCTTCACTTTGTGACGGAGCATATAGAATTCTACTTTTTGGCGATATTCTTCGTTGTGTGACACCGCATGAGGACGCGGGCCAACAATCGACATATCACCCAAAATTACGTTAATAAACTGCGGCAGTTCATCTAAACTGGTACGGCGTAAAAAACCACCTAGTGGCGTAATACGGCTGTCGTTTTTGGTCGCTTGGGTGACAACATCGGAGTTTTCCATCACGGTCATCGAGCGAAACTTCCACACTTTAATTTTTTCACCATGTAAGCCATAACGCGCTTGTTTGAAAAACACCGGTCCTTTGGAGGTTGCTTTGATTGCGATAGAAATGGCAACTAAAATCGGCGAAATCAACAATAAAATAAGGCCACCGATAATAATATCTTCAGTACGTTTTATGAGTTCTCGGGCACCATTAAAGGGAGATTCAAACACACTGAGAGTATCGATGTCACCCACATGATCGATGCGGGCATGAATTAAGCTAGACAGTAAAAAATCAGGCACAAAGTGAACATCGACCGTAGTATCGCCAAGGCGCGATAAAATATCGGCAATGCGTTTTTCGGCTTTAAAAGGCAGTGCAATAAACAGCACATCGATTTCGCCACGGCGAGCTTTATTGACCGCTTCGTTAATTGACCCTGCCACATGCAAGTGCATGTCTTCAAAAAGGCGCTCTGGTTGACGGTCTTCAAAAAAGCCGATGCACTCATAACCTAACTCGTCATGAGCAATAATTTCTTTAAAAACGTTTGCACCAGATTCAGTGGCACCAATCACAGCCACCCGCTGCATACTTAAACCAAGCTTACGACGATTCACTTTGTATAAGCGACTCATTAAACGCCAAGCAAAAATACCCGCAAAGGCATTCGCAAACCAGAGCGTTAATACAACTCGGGATAACTGCTCAGAAAACTTAAACGCAAAAGCAAACACTAACAGCGCTAAAAACGAGCAAATCAAACTGCCCCAGGCAAATAACACCATGTGACGAAACTTGCCTGCGCGCCACGAACGGTATAAATCAAACGCTTCACCCAGATACGAAAACGCCAGCAGCACAACAAGTAATACGGTTAAGTAAACACGATTAAGCTCAACACCATAAAAAGCGGCAGCGGCTGTTAAAGAAAACGTAATAATAGAGATGTCAAAAATACGATAAAGCACCGAATTTGACTTACTACTGGATTTAAACACTTTAGCGCGATTCAAAAAATCTCTCCCTGATAGACTAAATTTGCATTCATTGCAAACGGCTATTCATGTGATCAAAAAAACAGGCGCCATTATAAGCGCTGCTAGGTTAAAGTTAAATGACTTTTTAACGCTAAAGTATTAGAAATTTTCATATTCATTCTAAAGGATGGTATTTTTAGCGCCAATTAATATAAAAGCACGCCATAATTGAGTTTTATTTAACAATTGACACACAGCTTGCTTCAAAATTTTGCCTACCATACGTAAATAATCAGCAGCTATAAATTACAGCAGATTACACATCGCCTTTACTGCAAGTAATTGATAACCCTAAAACAGACTATCAGAGTACTGATAAATAGGAACAAACCTTAGCTCAGCGTTAAAAAAACAAGCCGCCAGCTTAGAGTAGAAAAATTAGAAGACGCACACTGATTTTGCTTCACCAGTGTGCGTGTAGAACTGTTGCTGACTGTTTTTAAAAAGTCGCAACTTTGGCCAACACATTAGTGACTATTTCTTTTGCTTTCTCTGTGGTCGATGCTTGGGCATAACACCGAAGTTCAGGGGCATTGCCTGAGGGACGCAAATGAATCACATCATTACTTTCTAGCGTTATTCTTAAGCCATCAGTGGTATTAACCGCTTGTATCACAGTGCCTTCATAGCCCAGCTTATCAAGCAATGCACTCGGGTCTGCTTGACCGTCAGCAATTATTTGCTGACTTTTTGCTGTAGCAAAGTTTGTAATACGGTCACTATAAGTAAAGCACGTTGGCAGCTTGGCAACGTGCTGGCTTATCGGAGTGGTTGCAGCTAAAAGCAACAGCATTAAAGCAGGTAAAACCGCGTCACGGGTCGGCAATGCATGCAATGTTTGGCCGTCTATGACTAAATCAGAGCCTAATAAAAAACCACCATTCGCTTCAAAGCCTGCAACCGATGAATATTGCTGTTTTAACGCTTCAAATTCGGCGATTACATAAGGTGAGCCTATTCGTGTGCGTGTAACTGTTTCAAAGTTATCTGACAACTCAATGGCTGAGTTACAACTGACAGGTACAGCTAACGCTTCAATATTAAGCTGTTTAGCACAAAGCAGCCCTAAAATATCACCGCGTAACCATTCACCATGTTCGTCGGCCATAAGCGGCCTGTCGCCATCACCATCGGTCGAAAAAATAGCATCAAACTGGTACTCGTTTGACCACGCTTTGGCTTTTTGTTTATCGGCTTCGCTGACCGCTTCGGTATCAATAGGGACAAATTGATCGCTGCGTTCTAAACAGATCACCTCAGCACCGAGTTCTTTAAATAAGTCTGCGTATAAATCGCGACCCGAACTTGAATGCTCATAAATGCCAATACGCTTGCCTTCAAGCCACGGACGATCAAATAACGATGTGTATCGTGCAACATAACGTAAACCAGCCGTTATATCTGTTTTTAGTGACGTTAATTCAGATAACGATTCAAATTGCGCTGAAACAGATAAAATTGCTTGCTCGTCTGCTTTAGAAATTTCACCATCGGGGCGATAAAACTTTAAACCAT
Protein-coding sequences here:
- a CDS encoding polysaccharide biosynthesis/export family protein; its protein translation is MLVCILPKAFAQDAYILGPGDKIEIKVFGQDDLAVEALLGNSGKINYPFLGEVSISGLSTKQVEQVIQQGLKGDYLINPNVYAQVVEYRPFYIHGEVKNPGGYPYQPGMTINQAVALAGGLTERASREKIFLFKEGNKAQQLQATLGSNVSAGDTITIEQRFF
- a CDS encoding outer membrane beta-barrel protein encodes the protein MKKSLLATFIAGSIFNCAHALEPAGINTESGILITPLLQTGLKYDNNIFSQSQDEEGSTILTIDPSVNFLLDDGINSYSVDVGLNSGTFFSSSDDNYLDGFIGFDVHLEPSSMSRFDFNATANWTTEARGTGITEGLGDSINEPLTYRDQVIAGTYEFGALSTNAKMAFDAKYYNKEYTNFENNTKYRNYDSFLFGTTFSYNTGAATDVFVEVNKDAIRYDHIEPQQSTRSSDDYRALVGIKWEATALTTGNIKLGYQNKDFEASNRENFSGLSWDAGVTWQPLTYTSFDFSTTRAARDPNVEGSYINESVHSIAWNHEWATRLDTSVSASYVKEDYSGVSRKDDTTTLSAQANYVLQRWVDVSVYVDITDKNSTRDNIYFDKSLVGVNFTFSM
- a CDS encoding undecaprenyl-phosphate glucose phosphotransferase gives rise to the protein MNRAKVFKSSSKSNSVLYRIFDISIITFSLTAAAAFYGVELNRVYLTVLLVVLLAFSYLGEAFDLYRSWRAGKFRHMVLFAWGSLICSFLALLVFAFAFKFSEQLSRVVLTLWFANAFAGIFAWRLMSRLYKVNRRKLGLSMQRVAVIGATESGANVFKEIIAHDELGYECIGFFEDRQPERLFEDMHLHVAGSINEAVNKARRGEIDVLFIALPFKAEKRIADILSRLGDTTVDVHFVPDFLLSSLIHARIDHVGDIDTLSVFESPFNGARELIKRTEDIIIGGLILLLISPILVAISIAIKATSKGPVFFKQARYGLHGEKIKVWKFRSMTVMENSDVVTQATKNDSRITPLGGFLRRTSLDELPQFINVILGDMSIVGPRPHAVSHNEEYRQKVEFYMLRHKVKPGITGWAQISGWRGETDTLEKMEKRIEFDLQYIKHWSLWFDLKIIFLTIFKGFTGKNAY
- a CDS encoding phosphomannomutase, which translates into the protein MLLTNNVLATSGVAFGTSGARGLVSDFTSDVCAAFTHAFLNVMKQQFDFKQLAIAIDNRPSSQQMAQACATALLQAGIEPVYYGVLPTPALAFAAMQDNIPCIMVTGSHIPFDRNGLKFYRPDGEISKADEQAILSVSAQFESLSELTSLKTDITAGLRYVARYTSLFDRPWLEGKRIGIYEHSSSGRDLYADLFKELGAEVICLERSDQFVPIDTEAVSEADKQKAKAWSNEYQFDAIFSTDGDGDRPLMADEHGEWLRGDILGLLCAKQLNIEALAVPVSCNSAIELSDNFETVTRTRIGSPYVIAEFEALKQQYSSVAGFEANGGFLLGSDLVIDGQTLHALPTRDAVLPALMLLLLAATTPISQHVAKLPTCFTYSDRITNFATAKSQQIIADGQADPSALLDKLGYEGTVIQAVNTTDGLRITLESNDVIHLRPSGNAPELRCYAQASTTEKAKEIVTNVLAKVATF